In Bacteroides sp., the sequence ACCCGTTGGGATGTTTTAAATAGACGGCGTTTCCGTATCCCCCTGGTTCAACTTTGATCCTGGAAACATAACCATCGTAGCATGCATGGACCGGCAATCCGGGCTGCCCTTCGGTTTTCAGGTCGATGCCAGAGTGAAAATGGTTGCTTCTCACCTCGCCAAAATTGCCTGAAAGAAAAAGTTTAATGTCAATCGGTGCCCTGAAAACTGCGGCCGGAGGGCCTGTCTGTGCCGCTGTTTCCCCAACTGCTGCTCCTGTAAGAAGGGCAGCACACAACAATAATATCCTGAAGTTTGTTATTAGCATGGTTGCCAAAATTAGTAAAGTTCTTTTTTATTTTGTTATCATTGTGCTGTATGCTATTTTTGTCATAAATAGTGTTAGATGGACGAGGAACAGGAAATAATTGTTCAGGAGTTAATCGACCGGGTGCACGGGCTCATGGGCAGGTATTCGGAACTTAAAGAGCAATATAACCTGTTGAGTCATGAGAATGAGGATCTTCGCCATCAGATTGAAGAACAAAATATTAAGATTGATAAATTAGAGCAGCAATATAATTCGGCAAAAATTGCCACTAATGTCCTGGCACCGGTTGAAGACAAGGATGAGGCCAGGGCAGAATTGAACAGGATAGTGCGGGAAATAGACAATTGTATTGCTCTTTTGAACAGATAAAGCGGGAAGGATGGATGGTAAGTTTCATATCAAGTTACAAATTGTAGGAAGATACTATCCGCTTGTGATCGAGAGGAAGGATGAGGAGAGGTTTAGGAAAGCAGCAAGATTAATAAACGAAAAAGTAGCACAGTATAAACAAAAATACCGTGATAAAGATGTTCAGGATTTTTTAGCCATGACATCTTTGCAATTTGTGCTAAAAGAGTTAGATTTGAAAGAGAAGTTAGAAAATCAGCCGATAATGTCAGCCATCATGGATCTGACTGCAGAACTGGATGATTTTGTTCAAAATGAGTAAACGCGTTCTTTGCATAAATAATACTGCCCGTATTAATCCTTTGGATTTGTAAAACTCAACACTTTTGCAATTGGAGTTATGCTCATAATTGCCTAGAACAGGCCTCTATATCCCGGCTACGGCCGGGGGAGCTTCCTTGGAAGCCGGTGGACGTTCGACGTGATTGGCGGCTCCATCCCTGTCATACTGGGGTTTTCTCTCAAAGGATCTAATGCGGGTTTTTTTTGTACAAATGGGCTGATGCCCAAATCAATATATATAAACAAAACAGATTTTATATGGAGACAACAACTGTTATAATAATGGTATCTGCTGCTTTCCTTGCGGGAGGGGTATTAGCCTTTTTCCTTGGAAAGTACAGCGTGCAAAACAAGGCCAGGAATATCCTGAAGGAGGCGGAGGCTGATGCTGAAATGATCAAAAAGGATAAGATACTCCAGGCCAAGGAGAAGTTTTTGCAGCTTAAAACTGAACATGAAAAAATTATTAATGAGAAGAACAGCAAG encodes:
- a CDS encoding M23 family peptidase; amino-acid sequence: MLITNFRILLLCAALLTGAAVGETAAQTGPPAAVFRAPIDIKLFLSGNFGEVRSNHFHSGIDLKTEGQPGLPVHACYDGYVSRIKVEPGGYGNAVYLKHPNG
- a CDS encoding cell division protein ZapA → MDGKFHIKLQIVGRYYPLVIERKDEERFRKAARLINEKVAQYKQKYRDKDVQDFLAMTSLQFVLKELDLKEKLENQPIMSAIMDLTAELDDFVQNE